From the genome of Bosea sp. Tri-49, one region includes:
- a CDS encoding amino acid ABC transporter substrate-binding protein, whose translation MIRVISAALLVVAAAFGVASAQAQQTLAQIKSRGVLNCGSNTGLIGFGAPDAQGNWSGLDVEYCRAIAATIFNDPAKVKFIPLSANDRFRALLAGDVDVLVRNSSWTITNDTPPGLLFTNVNYYDGQGLMVRRKLGVMSAMQLAGASICVQRGTTTELNVVDYFKTNNLRHTIVAFDTGPETLKAYDAGRCDAFTTDASSLYAERMKLTAPDDHMVLVEIISKEPLGPLTRDNDSQWFKLVRWVHFAMLNAEELGVTKANVDQMRGSANPEIRRLLGVDGKFGEGLGLANDWAYRIVKHVGNYGESFERTVGSRSVLRMSRGQNALWTKGGLQYAPPIR comes from the coding sequence ATGATCAGAGTGATCAGCGCGGCGCTGCTCGTCGTCGCCGCTGCCTTTGGCGTCGCTAGTGCACAGGCGCAACAGACTCTCGCTCAGATCAAGAGCCGCGGGGTCCTGAACTGCGGGTCCAATACCGGCCTGATCGGCTTTGGCGCGCCCGATGCGCAGGGCAACTGGAGCGGCCTCGACGTCGAATATTGCCGCGCCATCGCCGCGACGATCTTCAATGACCCTGCCAAGGTGAAGTTCATTCCGCTCTCGGCCAATGATCGCTTCAGGGCGCTCCTGGCGGGCGACGTCGACGTGCTCGTGCGCAATTCGAGCTGGACCATCACGAACGACACGCCGCCCGGCCTGCTCTTCACCAACGTCAACTATTATGACGGCCAGGGCCTGATGGTGCGCCGCAAGCTCGGGGTGATGTCGGCGATGCAATTGGCCGGCGCTTCGATCTGCGTGCAGCGGGGCACGACGACCGAGCTCAATGTCGTCGACTACTTCAAGACCAATAATCTCAGGCATACGATCGTAGCCTTCGACACCGGCCCGGAAACGCTGAAGGCCTATGATGCCGGTCGCTGCGACGCCTTCACCACGGACGCCTCGTCGCTCTATGCCGAGCGCATGAAGCTGACGGCGCCGGACGACCACATGGTTCTGGTGGAGATCATCTCGAAGGAACCGCTCGGCCCTTTGACGCGCGATAACGACTCGCAATGGTTCAAGCTGGTGCGCTGGGTCCACTTCGCTATGCTGAATGCCGAGGAGCTCGGCGTGACCAAGGCCAATGTCGACCAGATGCGCGGATCGGCCAATCCCGAAATCAGGCGCCTGCTCGGCGTCGATGGCAAGTTCGGCGAGGGCCTCGGCCTGGCCAATGACTGGGCCTACCGGATCGTCAAGCATGTCGGCAATTACGGTGAAAGCTTCGAGCGCACTGTCGGCAGTCGCTCGGTGCTGCGGATGTCGCGCGGCCAGAATGCGCTCTGGACCAAGGGAGGGTTACAGTACGCGCCGCCGATCCGGTGA
- a CDS encoding amino acid ABC transporter substrate-binding protein, giving the protein MKKFMAAAVAGLGFALAAASAQAQAPQTLAQVKSRGILNCGSNTGLAGFGVPDGQGNWAGLDVDYCRAIAAAIFNDPTKVKFIPLSAKDRFTALQSGEVDVLVRNSTWTMSRDTALGLLFTGVNYYDGQGFLVRKKLGVNSALQLNGASVCTQQGTTTELNLADFFRANNLKYEVVAFASADETVKAYDSGRCDAFTTDASGLYAERLKLTAPDDHMVLPEIISKEPLGPSTRNNDGQWFGLIKWVHYAMLNAEELGVTKANVDEMLKSSNPEIKRLLGTEGKFGESVGLTADWAYRIVKHVGNYGESFEKNVGQGSLLKIARGQNALWTKGGLQYAPPVR; this is encoded by the coding sequence ATGAAGAAATTCATGGCAGCCGCTGTCGCCGGCCTCGGCTTCGCGCTGGCAGCGGCGAGCGCGCAGGCGCAGGCGCCTCAAACGCTTGCTCAGGTCAAGAGCCGCGGCATCCTGAACTGCGGCTCCAACACCGGCCTCGCCGGCTTTGGCGTGCCGGATGGCCAGGGCAACTGGGCCGGGCTCGACGTCGATTATTGCCGCGCCATTGCGGCCGCGATCTTCAACGACCCGACCAAGGTGAAGTTCATCCCGCTCTCGGCCAAGGACCGCTTCACGGCCCTGCAGTCGGGCGAGGTCGACGTGCTCGTGCGCAACTCGACCTGGACGATGTCGCGCGACACCGCGCTCGGCCTGCTGTTCACTGGCGTGAACTACTATGACGGCCAGGGCTTCCTGGTCCGCAAGAAGCTCGGCGTGAATTCAGCGCTGCAGCTCAATGGCGCCTCGGTCTGCACCCAGCAAGGCACCACGACCGAACTCAACCTCGCCGACTTCTTCCGCGCCAACAACCTGAAGTACGAGGTCGTCGCTTTCGCCTCGGCCGACGAGACCGTCAAGGCCTATGATTCCGGCCGTTGCGACGCCTTCACCACCGACGCTTCGGGCCTCTATGCGGAACGCCTGAAGCTGACCGCGCCGGACGATCACATGGTCCTGCCCGAGATCATCTCGAAGGAGCCGCTCGGCCCGTCGACCCGCAACAATGACGGGCAGTGGTTCGGCCTGATCAAATGGGTGCACTACGCCATGCTCAACGCCGAGGAACTCGGCGTGACCAAGGCGAACGTCGACGAGATGCTGAAGTCGAGCAACCCCGAGATCAAGCGTCTGCTCGGGACCGAGGGCAAGTTCGGCGAGAGCGTCGGCCTGACCGCCGACTGGGCCTATCGGATCGTCAAGCACGTCGGCAATTACGGCGAGAGCTTCGAGAAGAATGTCGGCCAGGGCTCGCTGCTGAAGATCGCTCGCGGCCAGAACGCGCTGTGGACCAAGGGCGGCCTGCAATACGCGCCGCCGGTTCGCTAA
- the metC gene encoding cystathionine beta-lyase gives MKKLSKPEFARLREKTRLVLAGRDSTDSYGFVNPPIVRGSTVIYPNTADFLVRKARYSYGTAGSPTIDALLAAAHAMEGGAGVLACSSGLLACTLPTLAFLTAGDHFLVTDSAYHPMRNFCERMLPRYGVEVTYYDPLIGEGIAELFKPNTRAVWTESPGSQTLEVQDIPAIVAAAHARDIMVMMDNTWATPLLFDAHSFGVDVSVQAGTKYYAGHSDVLIGTVSARTPELYSQLQRTWDALGVIIAPEDAYLTLRGIRTLAIRLKELQPAGLEMANWLAARPEVARVLHPAMPNDPGHTIWKRDFTGACSLFSIELEPVSMKAVAAMLDGLTLFGMGASWGGYESLVLPFDCTRYRTATKPGFKGPTIRFHIGLEDLEDLKEDLDAGFARLRAAS, from the coding sequence ATGAAAAAGCTGTCCAAGCCTGAATTCGCGCGCCTGCGCGAGAAGACCCGTCTCGTCCTCGCCGGCCGCGATTCCACCGACAGCTACGGTTTCGTCAATCCGCCGATCGTGCGCGGCTCGACCGTGATCTATCCGAACACAGCGGATTTCCTGGTCCGAAAGGCGCGCTACAGCTACGGCACCGCCGGCAGCCCGACGATCGACGCGTTGCTTGCCGCGGCCCACGCGATGGAGGGCGGCGCCGGCGTGCTCGCCTGCTCGTCCGGCCTGCTCGCCTGCACCCTGCCCACCCTCGCCTTCTTGACCGCCGGCGACCACTTTCTCGTGACCGACAGCGCCTATCATCCGATGCGCAATTTCTGCGAACGGATGCTGCCGCGCTATGGCGTCGAGGTCACCTATTACGACCCACTCATCGGCGAAGGCATCGCCGAGCTGTTCAAGCCGAACACCCGGGCCGTCTGGACCGAGTCGCCGGGATCGCAGACCCTGGAGGTCCAGGACATCCCGGCGATCGTCGCGGCCGCCCATGCCCGCGACATCATGGTGATGATGGACAACACCTGGGCGACGCCACTTCTTTTCGATGCGCATAGCTTCGGTGTCGACGTCTCGGTCCAGGCCGGCACAAAGTACTATGCTGGCCATTCAGACGTGCTGATCGGCACGGTCTCGGCCCGCACACCGGAACTCTACAGCCAGCTCCAGCGGACCTGGGACGCGCTCGGCGTGATCATCGCGCCCGAGGACGCCTATCTGACGCTGCGCGGCATCCGCACCCTCGCCATCCGGCTCAAGGAGCTTCAGCCGGCGGGCCTGGAGATGGCGAACTGGCTGGCCGCGCGGCCCGAGGTCGCCCGCGTCCTGCACCCGGCCATGCCGAATGATCCCGGCCATACCATCTGGAAACGGGATTTCACCGGGGCCTGTTCGCTGTTCTCGATCGAGCTCGAGCCGGTCTCGATGAAGGCGGTTGCAGCCATGCTCGATGGGCTCACGCTGTTCGGCATGGGCGCCTCCTGGGGCGGCTATGAAAGCCTGGTGCTGCCGTTCGACTGCACCCGCTACCGCACCGCGACCAAGCCCGGCTTCAAGGGACCGACGATCCGCTTCCATATCGGCCTCGAGGATCTGGAAGACCTCAAGGAGGATCTCGACGCCGGCTTCGCACGGCTGAGAGCGGCGAGCTGA
- a CDS encoding transporter substrate-binding domain-containing protein produces MIPEGPIVFAYLDEPPFCWPAAGGTAQGCDVELVTAALEALGIIEFEQRLTTFAELLPGLASGRWTMTTPLFVTAERQKLVDFSQPVWALADGLLVRSADRERLTGYRAVASTATRLVVVGGQVQEQAGLAAGIAAERVIRVATQEEAVATVRNGDADAYASVAMAHRGYLARQPDDKLAVVTVAADEGSPAAGAFAFGKQHAALRERFDGALTGLIGSLWHRAMMARHGFPAGEY; encoded by the coding sequence ATGATACCGGAAGGACCGATCGTCTTCGCCTATCTCGACGAACCGCCCTTCTGCTGGCCGGCGGCCGGAGGCACAGCGCAAGGCTGTGACGTCGAGCTGGTGACCGCGGCCTTGGAGGCGCTCGGCATCATAGAATTCGAGCAGCGGCTGACCACTTTCGCCGAGTTGCTGCCCGGCCTCGCCAGCGGGCGCTGGACGATGACTACGCCGCTCTTCGTCACGGCAGAACGGCAAAAGCTGGTCGACTTCAGCCAGCCGGTCTGGGCGCTGGCCGACGGCCTGCTGGTGCGGTCTGCCGATCGGGAGCGGCTGACCGGCTACCGCGCCGTCGCCAGCACCGCCACCCGCTTGGTGGTCGTAGGCGGGCAAGTCCAGGAGCAGGCCGGGCTCGCCGCCGGTATCGCTGCGGAGCGGGTTATCCGTGTGGCGACACAGGAAGAGGCCGTGGCTACGGTCAGGAACGGCGACGCCGACGCCTATGCCAGCGTCGCCATGGCGCATCGCGGCTATCTCGCCCGTCAGCCCGACGATAAGCTGGCCGTGGTCACCGTGGCGGCCGACGAGGGTAGCCCGGCCGCGGGAGCCTTCGCTTTCGGCAAGCAGCATGCCGCTCTGCGGGAGCGGTTCGATGGAGCGCTCACGGGCCTGATCGGCAGCCTCTGGCATCGCGCCATGATGGCGCGCCACGGTTTCCCGGCCGGCGAGTACTGA
- a CDS encoding lipid-A-disaccharide synthase N-terminal domain-containing protein, with amino-acid sequence MLIDLQNMIGNYFHDVFVNNVDWWVLLGVVAQGLFTMRFVVQWLASEKAQRSVVPMTFWWFSIGGGLLLLVYALYRRDPVFIIGQGFGVFVYLRNLQFVLRARARGEDTNSAPG; translated from the coding sequence ATGCTCATCGACCTGCAGAACATGATCGGGAATTATTTCCACGACGTCTTCGTCAACAATGTCGACTGGTGGGTCCTGCTCGGCGTGGTCGCGCAGGGCCTGTTCACCATGCGCTTCGTGGTGCAGTGGCTCGCCAGCGAGAAGGCGCAGCGCTCGGTCGTGCCGATGACCTTCTGGTGGTTCTCGATCGGCGGCGGCCTGTTGCTTTTAGTCTACGCGCTCTATCGCCGTGATCCGGTCTTCATCATCGGCCAGGGCTTCGGGGTGTTCGTCTACCTGCGCAACCTGCAATTCGTGCTGCGGGCGAGGGCGCGCGGCGAGGACACGAATTCCGCGCCGGGCTGA
- a CDS encoding glycosyltransferase family 2 protein, with product MQKDLESVTEPVPSTGQPRLSIVVPVRNEQGNLAPLIRDIETACADLGVFELIYVDDGSSDGTAAALAELAATRPWLRIVRHAQSCGQSAAVRSGVRAATAPIVATLDGDGQNDPSFIPAMLAQLEAAGTSAGLVQGQRVGRKDTGFKRMQSRIANKVRGAILQDATRDTGCGLKCFRREAYLALPYFDALHRFMPALVVREGLAVLHHDVRDRQRLTGVSNYGFFDRLWVGILDLAGVWWLIRRRKRVPQIVTEVR from the coding sequence ATGCAGAAAGACTTGGAATCCGTGACCGAACCTGTGCCTTCAACCGGCCAGCCCCGCCTCAGCATCGTCGTGCCGGTGCGCAACGAACAGGGCAATCTCGCGCCGCTCATCCGCGACATCGAGACCGCTTGCGCCGATCTCGGCGTCTTCGAGCTGATCTATGTCGATGACGGTTCGAGCGACGGCACCGCCGCCGCGCTCGCCGAACTCGCCGCGACGCGACCCTGGCTGCGGATCGTCCGCCACGCGCAGTCCTGCGGCCAGTCGGCGGCGGTGCGCAGCGGGGTGAGGGCGGCGACCGCCCCGATCGTCGCGACCCTCGATGGCGACGGCCAGAACGATCCCTCCTTCATCCCGGCGATGCTGGCCCAGCTCGAGGCTGCAGGCACCTCGGCAGGCCTCGTTCAGGGCCAGCGTGTCGGCCGCAAGGACACTGGCTTCAAGCGCATGCAGTCGCGCATCGCCAACAAGGTTCGCGGTGCTATCCTCCAGGATGCCACGCGCGATACCGGCTGCGGCTTGAAATGCTTCCGGCGCGAGGCCTATCTGGCGCTGCCCTATTTCGACGCGCTGCATCGCTTCATGCCTGCGCTCGTCGTGCGCGAGGGCCTCGCCGTGCTGCATCACGACGTGCGCGACCGCCAACGCCTGACCGGCGTCTCGAATTACGGTTTCTTTGACCGGCTCTGGGTCGGCATTCTCGACCTTGCCGGGGTCTGGTGGCTGATCAGGCGCCGCAAGCGCGTGCCGCAGATCGTGACGGAGGTGCGCTGA
- a CDS encoding ArnT family glycosyltransferase — protein MISLGSGLDRLANFASASHWRVCLLLVLLSLGAFLPGFTSLQPFDRDEPRFAQASKQMLETRDFVDIRFQDEARHKKPVGIYWLQAGSVAIGEALGVPQARTTMWLYRLPSLIGAIATVLLTYWALLAFVGTRLALLGGALMAAAVLLGVEARFAKTDALLAACAVATMGALARAWLDWTRSLAFVPSRHNWLVFWSATALGLLLKGPIVPMVWGLAVLVLAVRERSLRWFAPLRPGLGLLLCLVVVLPWFVAIAVKTGGDFFAESVGKDMLAKVGEGQEKHWGPPGLYLLLFFGTYWPSAALAAMAIPFAWVKRREPQILFLLAWIVPSWLVFEAVPTKLPHYVLPLYPAITALLLLALVNGGINRFRRGSTLTAFLVVLVPAALVGVLLYGTWTLDRTLPWLALPVLALALFVTFRGFLAFRRGAFEGALWRGVVASLLLSLGVFGLASPSLRGLKLSPRLAEAVQAVTCQNPQVMTVGYREPSLVFLVGTDLRMGADGSVAATFLREPGCRVALVEGRFLDGFRQTLAASGLAPRLLTTISGFNLNGGKRLDISVFVRE, from the coding sequence ATGATCTCGCTCGGCTCCGGCCTGGACCGGCTCGCCAATTTCGCCTCCGCGAGTCATTGGCGGGTCTGCCTGCTTCTGGTGCTGCTTTCGCTCGGCGCCTTCCTGCCGGGCTTTACTAGCCTGCAGCCTTTCGATCGCGACGAGCCGCGCTTCGCGCAGGCCAGCAAGCAGATGCTGGAGACGCGCGACTTCGTCGACATCCGCTTCCAGGACGAGGCCAGGCACAAGAAGCCGGTCGGCATCTACTGGCTGCAAGCGGGAAGCGTCGCCATCGGCGAGGCGCTCGGCGTGCCGCAGGCCAGGACCACGATGTGGCTCTACCGTCTGCCGTCGCTGATCGGCGCGATCGCGACCGTGCTCCTGACCTATTGGGCGCTCCTCGCTTTCGTCGGAACGCGCCTGGCCTTGCTCGGCGGCGCCCTGATGGCGGCTGCCGTGTTGCTTGGTGTCGAGGCCCGCTTCGCCAAGACCGATGCCTTGCTCGCTGCCTGCGCCGTCGCGACCATGGGCGCGCTCGCCCGCGCCTGGCTCGACTGGACGCGCTCGCTCGCCTTCGTGCCGAGCCGCCACAACTGGCTGGTGTTCTGGTCGGCGACGGCGCTCGGCTTGCTGCTCAAGGGCCCGATCGTGCCAATGGTCTGGGGCCTGGCGGTGCTCGTTCTCGCCGTCCGCGAGCGCTCGCTGCGCTGGTTCGCCCCGCTCCGGCCCGGGCTCGGCCTGTTGCTTTGCCTCGTCGTTGTGCTGCCCTGGTTCGTCGCCATCGCGGTGAAGACCGGCGGCGACTTCTTCGCCGAGAGCGTTGGCAAGGACATGCTCGCCAAGGTCGGGGAGGGGCAGGAGAAGCATTGGGGTCCGCCCGGACTCTATCTGCTGCTGTTCTTCGGCACCTATTGGCCCTCGGCCGCGCTCGCTGCGATGGCGATCCCGTTCGCCTGGGTGAAGCGGCGTGAGCCGCAGATCCTGTTCCTGCTCGCCTGGATCGTGCCCTCCTGGCTCGTCTTCGAGGCGGTGCCGACCAAGCTGCCTCATTATGTGCTGCCGCTCTATCCGGCAATCACGGCGCTGCTTCTGCTCGCGCTGGTCAATGGCGGCATCAACCGCTTCCGTCGCGGCTCCACCCTGACCGCCTTCCTCGTTGTGCTGGTCCCGGCGGCGCTCGTCGGCGTGTTGCTCTACGGCACCTGGACGCTCGACCGGACTTTACCCTGGCTGGCCCTGCCGGTCCTTGCGCTCGCTCTCTTCGTTACCTTCCGCGGCTTCCTGGCCTTCCGCCGAGGTGCGTTCGAGGGCGCGCTCTGGCGCGGCGTGGTCGCCAGTCTGCTGCTCAGCTTGGGTGTCTTCGGTCTCGCTTCGCCAAGCCTGCGCGGCCTCAAGCTGTCACCGCGGCTGGCGGAAGCGGTGCAGGCCGTGACCTGTCAAAATCCGCAGGTCATGACCGTGGGCTACCGCGAGCCGAGCCTCGTCTTCCTGGTCGGCACCGATCTGCGCATGGGCGCCGACGGGAGTGTCGCGGCGACCTTCTTGCGCGAACCCGGCTGCCGTGTCGCGCTGGTCGAGGGCCGTTTCCTCGACGGCTTCCGCCAGACGCTTGCCGCGTCGGGACTGGCGCCTCGGCTCCTGACCACGATCTCCGGCTTCAACCTGAACGGCGGCAAGCGCCTCGACATCAGCGTCTTTGTCCGCGAGTGA
- a CDS encoding ETC complex I subunit, producing the protein MTARIYSPARNAMQSGTAKTGRWLLEYEPERPREIEPLMGWTSSGDMKSQLRLWFDTAEEAVAYATRNGIAYRLEQPHQAKRRAMTYSDNFKFNRVGQWTH; encoded by the coding sequence ATGACGGCACGCATCTATTCGCCGGCGCGCAACGCGATGCAGTCGGGCACCGCCAAAACCGGCCGCTGGCTGCTGGAATATGAGCCCGAGCGGCCGCGCGAGATCGAGCCGCTGATGGGCTGGACCTCGTCCGGCGACATGAAGAGCCAGCTCAGGCTCTGGTTCGACACGGCCGAGGAGGCCGTCGCCTATGCGACGCGCAACGGCATCGCCTATCGTCTGGAACAGCCGCATCAGGCCAAGCGCCGCGCCATGACCTACTCGGACAATTTCAAGTTCAACCGCGTCGGCCAGTGGACGCATTGA
- a CDS encoding patatin-like phospholipase family protein: MRRSVVLALLTLSACRQGDIVLDAGEPVVSAGRYASTASSPAEPARRAPIRNVLVLTSGGADGAFGAGVLHAWSQSGKRPLFDVVTGTSTGALQATAAFLGPASDHLLERVYTTTRTRDVFRSNGLKTLVGTGLYDPAPLRRLLLELISDDMLDQVAAEHRKGRRLYVATTDMTAGKTMFWDMGAIAASDEDRRSHYVDILVASAAVPGLVEPVRIRDRRSGAVSVHSDGGIKAPVPFENFMLGRAGRGSTIWVLANGHVSRDAAISSSAVTTLALARRGVSQLIRQLLYSSVSEAQSKAAAAGAHFRLVALPETVPEARDPLRFDPDEMRPLFEAGQAAGTRIFGAPASPLSPDATLPRLSSAAARAASAGPAEPAL, encoded by the coding sequence TTGCGACGTTCGGTCGTGCTGGCTTTGCTCACCCTCTCCGCCTGCCGCCAGGGCGACATCGTTCTCGATGCCGGCGAGCCAGTCGTCAGCGCCGGGCGCTACGCCTCTACCGCTTCGTCGCCGGCTGAACCGGCCAGGCGGGCGCCGATCCGCAATGTCCTGGTCCTGACCAGCGGGGGCGCCGACGGCGCCTTCGGAGCCGGCGTGCTCCATGCCTGGTCCCAGAGCGGCAAGCGCCCGCTCTTCGATGTCGTCACCGGGACCTCGACAGGCGCGCTGCAGGCGACTGCGGCGTTTCTTGGCCCGGCCTCTGACCATCTGCTGGAGCGGGTCTACACCACGACGCGGACGCGCGACGTCTTTCGTTCCAACGGCTTGAAGACGCTGGTCGGCACCGGCCTTTACGATCCGGCTCCCTTGCGGCGCCTGCTGCTTGAGCTGATCAGCGACGACATGCTGGATCAGGTAGCCGCCGAGCACCGCAAGGGCCGCCGGCTCTATGTCGCGACCACCGACATGACGGCGGGCAAGACCATGTTCTGGGACATGGGTGCGATCGCCGCCTCCGATGAGGATCGGCGCAGCCACTACGTCGACATCCTCGTCGCTTCGGCCGCGGTGCCCGGTCTCGTTGAACCCGTGCGCATTCGCGACCGGCGAAGCGGTGCCGTTTCGGTCCACAGCGACGGCGGCATCAAGGCACCGGTGCCGTTCGAGAACTTCATGCTTGGCAGGGCAGGGCGCGGCAGCACCATATGGGTTCTCGCCAACGGCCATGTCAGCCGGGACGCTGCCATTAGCAGCTCTGCCGTGACGACGCTGGCTTTGGCCCGCCGTGGCGTCTCCCAGCTCATCCGGCAATTGCTTTACAGCTCCGTGAGCGAGGCGCAGAGCAAGGCTGCGGCGGCCGGAGCACATTTTCGGTTGGTCGCGCTGCCCGAGACGGTGCCGGAGGCGAGGGATCCGCTGCGCTTCGATCCTGACGAAATGCGCCCATTGTTCGAGGCGGGGCAGGCAGCAGGCACGCGAATCTTCGGGGCGCCGGCTTCGCCATTATCGCCTGACGCAACCTTGCCGCGGCTCTCAAGTGCGGCTGCGCGCGCGGCATCGGCCGGTCCCGCAGAGCCGGCGCTTTGA
- a CDS encoding DUF192 domain-containing protein produces MSVVERFLRLAFVVALALGVLTVLPKLAEAQNAPAGGLEPLTIVSASGRHAFQVEVMRTPDQRARGLMHRQFMPADRGMLFDFKQVEPVAMWMQNTYISLDMLFIRADGTVARIAERAEPLSTRTIPSGEPVLSVLEINAGIAEKLGIKAGDKVEHPLFKR; encoded by the coding sequence ATGTCTGTTGTGGAACGTTTCCTGCGCCTGGCCTTCGTCGTCGCGCTGGCCTTGGGTGTCCTTACGGTCCTGCCGAAACTCGCAGAGGCGCAGAACGCGCCGGCGGGCGGTCTCGAGCCGCTAACCATCGTCTCCGCGTCGGGCCGTCACGCCTTCCAGGTCGAGGTCATGCGTACGCCGGACCAGCGGGCGCGGGGGCTGATGCACCGCCAGTTCATGCCGGCCGATCGCGGCATGCTCTTCGACTTCAAGCAGGTCGAGCCGGTCGCGATGTGGATGCAGAACACCTACATCTCGCTCGACATGCTCTTCATCCGTGCCGACGGCACGGTCGCCCGCATCGCCGAGCGGGCTGAGCCGCTCTCGACCCGGACCATTCCCTCCGGCGAGCCGGTCCTCTCGGTGCTGGAGATCAATGCCGGCATCGCCGAGAAGCTCGGGATCAAGGCAGGCGACAAGGTCGAGCACCCGCTGTTCAAGCGCTGA
- a CDS encoding CatB-related O-acetyltransferase: MRRWINPDNQTRIHLAKLLARRSGQIAVGAFTYGRPKVRFPESGARLSIGRYGSIADGVEILLGGNHRTDWATTYPFPALPSLWPAARAMSGHDATRGDVAIGHDVWLGSQAMIMSGVTIGHGAVVAARALVTRDVPPYAIVAGNPAKVVRLRLPQAQIEALLASRWWDLPPEKVSQLLPLLMSDRVDELAAAIRPASTGDA, translated from the coding sequence CTGCGGCGCTGGATCAACCCTGACAATCAGACGCGCATCCATCTGGCCAAGCTTCTGGCGCGCAGGTCCGGGCAGATCGCGGTCGGCGCCTTCACCTATGGCCGACCCAAAGTCCGGTTCCCGGAGAGCGGCGCACGGCTTTCGATCGGCCGCTACGGCTCGATCGCCGATGGCGTCGAGATCCTGCTCGGCGGCAATCATCGCACCGACTGGGCAACGACCTATCCCTTCCCTGCCCTGCCCAGCCTGTGGCCGGCGGCGCGCGCGATGAGCGGCCATGACGCGACGCGCGGCGACGTCGCCATCGGCCATGATGTCTGGCTCGGCTCGCAGGCGATGATCATGTCCGGGGTGACGATCGGCCATGGCGCCGTCGTCGCAGCCCGAGCGCTGGTGACCCGCGACGTGCCGCCCTATGCGATCGTCGCCGGCAATCCGGCCAAGGTGGTGCGGCTGCGCCTGCCTCAAGCACAAATCGAGGCGCTGCTGGCGAGCCGCTGGTGGGATCTGCCGCCGGAAAAGGTTTCGCAGCTGCTGCCGCTGTTGATGTCCGATCGCGTCGACGAGCTTGCGGCCGCGATCAGGCCGGCTTCAACAGGCGACGCTTGA
- a CDS encoding acyltransferase family protein: protein MTGFLRAASAADGLSLPHNHFGLLRLLLALAVVVSHGLSVATGKVEDEFLAHSTGFTLGEHAVNGFFAISGFLVTMSYEQRGWRDYLVARTLRIAPGLIAATLVVALLLGSALTKLDLSAYLTDPQLWRFINGTLTSFKSSAPLPGVFADNPLKFPMGTVWTLKYETLCYLGVLVIGLVGLLAHRRIVLGLWVALVVATVLREIIAPEGSKGLETALRLPLIFLTGGLIYLWRERVPLSLPELVIALVVVAVSQPTPAYKALLYLVTAWGVLVLALAPPLTRWRSEPPADLSYGVYLYGWPVQQAFVALFPTVGALTLFGPSLVVTLLVAALSWYLVEKPALGLKRRLLKPA from the coding sequence GTGACGGGCTTCCTGCGTGCCGCCAGCGCTGCCGACGGGCTGAGCCTGCCGCACAACCATTTCGGCCTGCTGCGCCTGCTGCTGGCCCTGGCCGTCGTGGTCTCGCATGGACTCAGCGTTGCCACCGGCAAGGTCGAGGACGAGTTTCTAGCCCATTCGACCGGCTTTACGCTCGGCGAGCACGCGGTCAACGGCTTCTTCGCCATCTCCGGCTTCCTGGTGACGATGAGCTATGAGCAGCGTGGCTGGCGTGACTATCTCGTGGCCCGCACCTTGCGGATCGCGCCCGGGTTGATCGCGGCGACGCTCGTCGTCGCGCTGTTGCTCGGCAGCGCACTGACCAAGCTAGATCTCTCCGCCTATCTCACCGATCCGCAGCTCTGGCGCTTCATCAACGGGACGCTGACCAGCTTCAAGAGCTCGGCGCCGCTGCCGGGCGTCTTCGCCGACAACCCGCTCAAGTTCCCGATGGGAACGGTCTGGACACTGAAATACGAGACGCTCTGCTATCTTGGGGTGCTGGTCATCGGGCTTGTCGGGCTGCTGGCGCATCGCCGGATCGTGCTGGGGCTCTGGGTCGCGCTCGTCGTCGCGACGGTCCTGCGTGAGATTATCGCACCCGAAGGATCGAAGGGCCTCGAGACGGCGCTGCGCCTGCCGCTGATCTTCCTGACTGGTGGATTGATCTATCTCTGGCGCGAGCGCGTGCCGCTGTCGCTGCCGGAGCTCGTCATTGCGCTCGTGGTCGTGGCCGTGTCTCAGCCGACGCCAGCCTACAAGGCGCTGCTCTATCTCGTCACCGCCTGGGGCGTGCTGGTACTGGCGCTCGCGCCGCCGCTGACCCGCTGGCGCAGCGAGCCGCCGGCCGATCTGTCCTATGGCGTCTATCTCTATGGCTGGCCGGTCCAGCAGGCCTTTGTCGCGCTGTTTCCGACGGTCGGGGCGCTGACCCTGTTTGGCCCCTCGCTCGTCGTGACGCTGCTCGTCGCTGCGCTGTCCTGGTATCTCGTCGAGAAGCCGGCGCTCGGGCTCAAGCGTCGCCTGTTGAAGCCGGCCTGA